Proteins from a single region of Bdellovibrio bacteriovorus HD100:
- the rbfA gene encoding 30S ribosome-binding factor RbfA: MKNMGDGRRIARVEREIQATIAQFLIRGFKTPLPGLVTVASVKMPADLRAAKVYVSILGDEKQQDEALDLLQERAFEIQNYIGKELKMRYCPKLTFYLDHATEQVLKVEKILHELELERKANNPGEGSDESDDE; encoded by the coding sequence ATGAAGAATATGGGTGATGGGCGCCGTATTGCCCGCGTTGAGCGTGAAATTCAAGCGACCATTGCTCAGTTCCTGATTCGTGGTTTCAAAACACCGTTGCCAGGTCTGGTGACGGTGGCTTCTGTAAAAATGCCTGCGGATCTTCGTGCGGCAAAAGTTTATGTCAGTATTCTTGGAGACGAAAAGCAACAGGATGAAGCCCTGGATCTTCTTCAAGAGCGTGCCTTTGAAATTCAGAACTACATCGGCAAAGAGCTGAAAATGCGTTATTGCCCGAAGTTGACCTTTTACCTGGATCACGCCACCGAGCAGGTGCTGAAGGTTGAAAAAATCCTTCACGAGCTTGAGCTTGAGCGCAAGGCCAATAACCCTGGCGAAGGTTCCGACGAATCCGATGACGAATAA
- a CDS encoding M16 family metallopeptidase: MNTKFKKSELSNGIRVVSELHPGSRAVSMGIWVLTGTRDETPDVAGISHLLEHLVFKGTKTRSAYQIAKSLEALGGELNAYTTREYTCYHALVLKDHWEKALDVLADLVSNMKLTQKEFDLEKGVILQEIAMSEDSHEDMVYDVFYEQVYGAHPLGRPILGTPVSVARMKQTQVMNYYKKTYTGKNIIVSASGCIDHDDLMAGIQKRLGAKKKSELKNTRRVPRWLNRRHVVEKQAEQVHMLLGLPTASFQDKHRFEAVVTNTLLGGGMTSKLYQSVREKRGLVYSIHSSLNTNIDSGMLTIYAGTEAKNARKVGDLISKEFAKIRKAGVTKADVEMCKTQVIGSILLGSDDIENRMTSLAVNEMVFGRYRAVESVIDEIKAVTVDSVNEYIRNVLDLDKAAGVLLGPEVTKLQDWWQDLKL, encoded by the coding sequence ATGAATACAAAGTTCAAAAAATCTGAACTTTCTAACGGGATCCGGGTGGTGAGTGAACTCCATCCAGGGTCCCGTGCCGTTTCTATGGGTATTTGGGTTTTGACGGGCACTCGGGATGAAACTCCTGACGTGGCCGGGATCTCTCACTTGCTTGAGCACCTTGTGTTCAAGGGCACCAAAACCCGTTCAGCCTATCAAATTGCCAAATCCTTGGAAGCTCTGGGCGGAGAGCTGAATGCTTACACCACCCGCGAGTACACTTGTTATCATGCTCTGGTTCTGAAGGATCACTGGGAAAAAGCCCTGGATGTTCTGGCAGACCTGGTTTCGAACATGAAGCTGACCCAGAAGGAGTTCGACCTTGAAAAAGGCGTGATCCTTCAGGAAATCGCCATGTCCGAAGACAGCCATGAAGACATGGTCTATGACGTGTTCTATGAACAGGTCTATGGCGCACATCCATTGGGTCGTCCTATTCTGGGTACGCCGGTATCGGTGGCGCGCATGAAGCAGACCCAAGTGATGAACTATTATAAAAAAACCTACACCGGCAAAAATATCATCGTCAGCGCCTCCGGGTGCATTGATCATGATGATCTGATGGCCGGGATCCAAAAGCGCCTGGGCGCAAAAAAGAAAAGCGAACTGAAGAACACCCGTCGCGTGCCACGCTGGTTGAACCGTCGTCACGTCGTTGAAAAACAGGCGGAGCAGGTTCACATGCTGTTGGGTCTTCCGACAGCCAGCTTCCAGGACAAACACCGTTTTGAGGCGGTGGTCACCAACACTTTGCTGGGCGGGGGGATGACCTCGAAGCTGTATCAAAGTGTGCGTGAAAAAAGAGGTCTGGTTTATTCCATTCACTCCAGTCTGAACACCAACATTGATTCCGGCATGCTGACAATTTATGCCGGCACCGAGGCGAAAAACGCGCGCAAGGTGGGGGATCTGATTTCGAAAGAGTTCGCCAAGATCCGCAAAGCGGGTGTGACCAAGGCGGATGTTGAGATGTGTAAAACTCAAGTCATCGGCAGTATCCTGCTGGGATCTGACGACATTGAAAACCGCATGACCTCACTGGCCGTGAACGAGATGGTCTTTGGCCGTTATCGCGCGGTAGAGTCCGTCATTGATGAAATCAAAGCAGTGACAGTGGATTCAGTGAATGAGTATATTCGCAACGTCCTGGATCTGGACAAAGCCGCAGGCGTTCTGCTGGGACCTGAAGTGACCAAGCTTCAGGACTGGTGGCAAGATCTAAAACTGTAA
- a CDS encoding Yip1 family protein — MSDYRDVTPNKQQPSFEMTKEVIRYIINYLRHPVEKIKTLPDWNWPLLIMTLVALSILSGVLTGLVPPNFFRIMGGIIVSPMVAAVTTFIGSLFIYYYFQVFEKRTCSLRKIFTLVLFANIPFFIFQVGSELLPPITLLGFAFTALLMAVGLTENFQMEKRRALRLVTILFAIVFIIWLWNRIDISRLERLG; from the coding sequence ATGAGCGACTATCGTGACGTCACCCCGAACAAGCAGCAGCCCTCTTTTGAAATGACCAAAGAGGTCATCCGCTATATCATCAACTATCTTCGCCACCCGGTTGAAAAAATCAAAACTCTTCCCGACTGGAATTGGCCATTGTTGATCATGACGTTGGTGGCCCTGTCGATCTTATCCGGAGTTTTAACCGGCCTTGTCCCACCAAACTTCTTCCGCATCATGGGTGGCATCATTGTATCCCCGATGGTCGCTGCCGTGACGACCTTCATCGGTTCTTTGTTCATTTACTATTACTTCCAGGTCTTTGAAAAACGCACCTGTTCCCTGCGCAAGATCTTCACGCTGGTGCTCTTTGCGAACATCCCGTTCTTTATTTTCCAAGTGGGATCTGAACTGCTGCCACCGATCACCCTGTTGGGCTTTGCCTTCACCGCACTGCTGATGGCGGTGGGCCTGACTGAAAACTTCCAGATGGAAAAACGCCGCGCCCTCAGATTAGTCACAATCCTGTTCGCCATCGTCTTCATCATCTGGCTCTGGAACAGAATCGACATCTCCCGTCTTGAACGCCTGGGGTAG
- the rpsO gene encoding 30S ribosomal protein S15 yields the protein MAVTKDQTSQIVKKFKTSDLDTGSSEVQIALLTAKINDLTNHFAKHKKDHHGRRGLVTMVNKRRKLLDYLHRKDVKKYQDLIKALDIRK from the coding sequence ATGGCAGTCACTAAAGATCAAACATCTCAGATCGTAAAAAAATTCAAAACTTCTGACCTGGACACTGGTTCCTCTGAAGTTCAAATCGCTCTTTTGACAGCGAAAATCAACGATTTGACAAACCACTTTGCGAAACACAAAAAAGACCACCACGGCCGTCGCGGTTTGGTGACTATGGTTAACAAAAGAAGAAAACTTTTGGACTACCTACATCGCAAAGATGTTAAAAAATACCAAGACCTTATCAAGGCTTTGGATATCCGTAAGTAA
- the dut gene encoding dUTP diphosphatase, with amino-acid sequence MQKLAVKIKKLENFHGDLPQYQSLGASGFDVRAQLAGPVVLNPGERAMIPTGLSFEIPLGYEIQARPRSGWAAKSGLTVLNTPGTIDADYRGEVKIIVINLGNEAVTINDQERCAQLVLAPVIQAQFELVNELSDTERGAGGFGSTGRA; translated from the coding sequence ATGCAAAAACTGGCTGTAAAAATCAAAAAACTCGAAAACTTCCATGGCGATCTGCCTCAGTATCAGTCTTTGGGCGCCAGTGGTTTCGACGTGCGTGCCCAGCTTGCAGGTCCAGTGGTTTTGAACCCGGGCGAAAGAGCGATGATCCCAACCGGCCTCAGTTTCGAAATCCCACTGGGTTACGAAATCCAGGCGCGCCCCCGCAGCGGCTGGGCAGCAAAAAGCGGCCTGACTGTCCTGAACACTCCGGGCACCATCGATGCTGACTATCGCGGCGAAGTAAAAATCATCGTGATCAACCTGGGCAACGAAGCGGTCACCATCAACGATCAAGAGCGTTGTGCTCAACTGGTGCTAGCACCCGTAATCCAAGCACAATTCGAACTGGTTAACGAACTAAGCGACACCGAGCGTGGCGCAGGCGGGTTCGGCTCCACTGGAAGAGCTTAA
- the pnp gene encoding polyribonucleotide nucleotidyltransferase, producing the protein MKTTVTTSVGGKQITIETGRLAKQADGAALVSSGNNMVLVTATSSKKASELDFFPLTVEYIEKFYATGKIPGGYFKREAKPTNDAVLIARLIDRPIRPVFPEGYRHETQIVATVLSADGAFPLEILASLGASAALHCSDIPFNGPTAAVQIARVDGQFVANPTPQQMEKSDMDMIVAGTRNGLLMVEGETKFISEADALAALKFGHQSLIPLLNAQDELREKAGSVAKRAFTAPSIDADFKAKAESLLRPKIAAALSIKEKQDRYAAANEAAAEAEKALLADIADKELLKQRKKELNSIVEDLKYQEARSMILDRAVRIDGRDVKTVRPIANEVGILPRAHGSGLFTRGETQVLGTVTLGTADDEQMVDSLLGLQKRKFMLHYNFPPYSVGEVGRMSGTSRREIGHGNLAERAIKAVLPDFEKFPYTIRIVSEVLESNGSSSMGTVCSGIMALLDAGVPLKGNVAGVAMGLIKEGDRVAVLTDILGDEDHLGDMDFKVAGSPAGITALQMDIKIDSVSFEVMEQALAQAKEGRAHILNEMEKVMKVPRGQISEFAPRIETIKIKPDKIREVIGSGGKVIRGITEATGVKIEIQDDGTINIASADPEATKKAIAMINDIIAEAEVGKTYKGRIVKIAEFGAFVEILPNTQGLLHISEISNERVRAVSDVLKEGEIIDVKVLEVDRSGRVKLSRKALLQ; encoded by the coding sequence ATGAAAACGACTGTCACAACATCGGTGGGTGGAAAACAAATTACCATCGAAACAGGCCGTTTGGCGAAACAAGCGGATGGCGCCGCTTTGGTAAGCTCCGGTAACAACATGGTTCTTGTTACTGCAACTTCCTCAAAAAAAGCCTCTGAACTGGATTTCTTCCCTCTGACTGTTGAGTACATTGAGAAGTTCTACGCAACAGGCAAAATCCCAGGTGGTTACTTCAAACGTGAAGCAAAACCAACCAACGACGCGGTTCTGATCGCTCGTCTTATCGACCGTCCAATCCGCCCTGTATTCCCTGAAGGCTACCGCCACGAAACACAAATCGTTGCGACGGTGTTGTCTGCGGATGGCGCATTCCCACTGGAAATTCTAGCGAGCCTTGGTGCATCCGCGGCTTTGCATTGCTCTGACATTCCATTCAACGGCCCGACAGCAGCTGTGCAAATCGCACGCGTTGACGGTCAGTTCGTTGCCAATCCAACTCCACAGCAGATGGAAAAATCTGACATGGACATGATCGTTGCGGGTACTCGCAATGGTTTGTTGATGGTTGAAGGTGAAACGAAATTCATCTCTGAAGCAGACGCCTTGGCAGCCTTGAAATTCGGTCACCAGTCTTTGATTCCTCTTCTGAACGCACAGGATGAGTTGCGTGAAAAAGCCGGTTCTGTGGCGAAACGCGCTTTCACTGCTCCATCCATCGATGCAGACTTCAAAGCCAAAGCTGAAAGCCTGTTGAGACCTAAAATTGCGGCGGCTCTTTCCATCAAGGAAAAACAAGACCGTTATGCAGCTGCCAACGAAGCAGCAGCAGAAGCTGAAAAAGCTCTTCTTGCTGACATCGCTGACAAAGAGCTTTTGAAGCAGCGTAAAAAAGAACTGAACTCTATCGTTGAAGATCTGAAATACCAGGAAGCTCGTTCCATGATTCTGGATCGCGCTGTTCGTATCGACGGTCGTGACGTGAAAACTGTTCGTCCTATCGCGAACGAAGTGGGTATCCTGCCTCGCGCTCACGGTTCCGGCTTGTTCACCCGTGGTGAAACTCAAGTATTGGGCACTGTGACTTTGGGTACGGCTGATGACGAACAAATGGTGGATTCACTGTTGGGTCTTCAGAAGCGCAAGTTCATGCTTCACTACAACTTCCCTCCATACTCTGTGGGTGAAGTGGGTCGTATGTCCGGTACCAGCCGTCGTGAGATCGGTCACGGTAACCTGGCTGAGCGCGCGATCAAAGCGGTTCTTCCAGACTTCGAAAAATTCCCTTACACAATCCGTATCGTGTCTGAAGTTTTGGAATCCAATGGTTCCTCTTCCATGGGTACTGTTTGCTCCGGTATCATGGCATTGCTTGACGCCGGTGTTCCTTTGAAAGGCAACGTTGCCGGTGTGGCAATGGGGCTGATCAAGGAAGGTGACCGCGTTGCGGTTCTGACGGACATCCTTGGTGACGAAGATCACCTGGGTGACATGGACTTCAAAGTGGCGGGTTCTCCTGCGGGTATCACTGCTTTGCAGATGGATATCAAAATTGACTCTGTTTCCTTCGAAGTGATGGAGCAGGCTTTGGCGCAAGCTAAAGAAGGCCGCGCTCACATCCTGAACGAAATGGAAAAAGTGATGAAGGTTCCTCGTGGTCAGATCTCTGAATTTGCACCTCGTATCGAAACCATCAAAATCAAGCCAGACAAGATCCGTGAAGTGATCGGCTCCGGTGGTAAAGTGATCCGTGGTATCACTGAAGCTACTGGCGTTAAGATCGAGATCCAGGACGACGGTACTATCAACATCGCGTCTGCTGATCCGGAAGCAACCAAGAAAGCAATTGCAATGATCAACGACATCATCGCTGAAGCTGAAGTGGGCAAGACCTACAAAGGCCGCATCGTGAAAATCGCTGAGTTCGGTGCTTTCGTTGAAATCCTTCCGAACACACAAGGTCTTTTGCACATCTCTGAAATCTCCAACGAACGTGTACGCGCAGTTTCTGACGTACTAAAAGAAGGTGAAATCATCGATGTGAAAGTTCTTGAAGTGGACCGTTCTGGTCGCGTCAAGCTTTCCCGCAAGGCTTTGCTACAGTAA
- the infB gene encoding translation initiation factor IF-2: protein MSNPKVFEFAKEIGMTPLALMDKIREWHLPVKSHMAELEPEVLEQIKIKLSGGEKSGDEAKPKKTAARKAAPKKAAVAAPVPEADASSAAAKTPVIRRKKDEVPAEAPKAKVVAKPEGEVEEAAAAPKTTRVVVKKPAVKAEAEEVEETPEVEAAAPVEEKAPVKAAVKEEAPAPVEKPEPVVAKEVPAAPVAAAPEAPAPQARKKEVVVGTSGVSSSATPASAPKRNIIGRMDLSRVQSQAPQRPQGERPAGGFTPRAGGEQRGASASFTGQRPGGFNRPAGGAPTRNIRTGFVAANQPPEPIVETGADRGGRDFDKRKRTFGPSAPAAGPAAAGRGAGEKEEVVVSFNAVEFRKREMVFQPKKKKGLLDRDAMKTQITTPSAHKRVVKVNNTMKLSDLAMEMGLKAPQLVRELMKQGVMANMNMDLDFDTIALIVPEFGWEAQNVFKTADEVAEQTAFGDLDAAPVTRPPVVTVMGHVDHGKTSLLDAIRNADVAKGEAGGITQHIGAYSVKIEDGSLITFLDTPGHEAFTAMRARGANATDIAIIVVAADDGMMPQTQEAINHAKAAGVPIIVAVNKIDKPGANPERIKQQLTELEIVPEEWGGSTIFCEVSALKKTGITELLEQIKLVAEVAELKANPKRSGTGLVIEAKMEKGKGPVATLLVKDGTVEVGQYIVAGTMKGRVRSLTNDRGERVQSAGPGIPVEVLGLEAVPAAGDKFDIVKDEVTATKVSELRKEQAEKAAATPAAKLSLDEVFAKVKAGDVKELAIVLKADVHGSLEAINGMLAKLSTPEVKARVIHSAVGGINEGDIVLANTAKGIVLGFNVRPDLGAQAKAKQMGVDVRTYSIVYELIDQMKAAMGGLLSPDIVEEVLGRAEVRNVFTVPKVGTIAGCFVIDGKVQRNASIRLLRENKIVYEGKIASLKRFKDDAKEVASGYECGIGIENYNDVKVGDQMEAFVKKEVARELEGGAN from the coding sequence GTGAGTAATCCAAAGGTTTTTGAATTTGCAAAAGAGATCGGGATGACCCCGCTGGCCCTCATGGATAAGATCCGCGAGTGGCACTTGCCGGTGAAGAGCCACATGGCGGAGCTGGAGCCCGAAGTTCTGGAGCAGATTAAAATTAAACTCAGCGGCGGTGAGAAATCCGGCGATGAGGCCAAACCAAAAAAGACAGCGGCTCGCAAAGCGGCGCCGAAAAAGGCGGCTGTGGCTGCTCCGGTTCCGGAAGCTGATGCTTCTTCGGCGGCGGCCAAAACTCCTGTGATTCGTCGTAAAAAAGACGAAGTGCCTGCTGAGGCTCCAAAAGCCAAAGTGGTGGCGAAGCCTGAAGGCGAAGTTGAAGAGGCGGCAGCGGCTCCTAAAACCACACGTGTCGTGGTGAAAAAGCCGGCTGTAAAAGCAGAAGCGGAAGAAGTTGAAGAAACTCCGGAAGTGGAAGCGGCCGCCCCAGTTGAAGAAAAAGCTCCTGTTAAAGCAGCTGTGAAAGAGGAAGCGCCGGCTCCGGTTGAAAAGCCAGAACCCGTGGTTGCCAAAGAAGTTCCTGCCGCTCCAGTGGCAGCAGCTCCTGAAGCCCCGGCTCCTCAGGCACGCAAGAAGGAAGTTGTTGTGGGCACGAGCGGTGTATCCAGCTCGGCAACACCGGCTTCCGCTCCTAAAAGAAATATTATTGGACGCATGGATCTTTCCCGCGTTCAGTCCCAGGCTCCGCAGCGCCCTCAAGGCGAACGCCCTGCAGGTGGATTCACTCCACGTGCCGGTGGCGAACAGCGTGGTGCCAGCGCCAGCTTCACCGGACAGCGTCCGGGGGGCTTCAACCGCCCTGCGGGCGGCGCGCCGACGCGCAACATCCGCACAGGTTTCGTGGCAGCCAACCAGCCGCCTGAACCTATCGTAGAAACGGGTGCTGATCGTGGCGGTCGTGACTTCGACAAGCGCAAACGCACCTTTGGCCCTTCTGCTCCGGCGGCAGGCCCAGCGGCTGCCGGTCGTGGTGCTGGTGAAAAAGAAGAAGTTGTAGTCAGCTTCAACGCGGTTGAATTCCGTAAGCGTGAGATGGTCTTCCAGCCTAAAAAGAAAAAAGGTCTGTTGGATCGTGACGCCATGAAAACTCAGATCACGACTCCTTCCGCGCACAAACGTGTCGTGAAGGTGAATAACACTATGAAATTGAGCGACCTGGCCATGGAAATGGGTCTGAAGGCGCCTCAATTGGTTCGTGAACTGATGAAACAGGGTGTGATGGCCAACATGAACATGGATCTGGATTTCGACACGATCGCCTTGATCGTTCCGGAGTTTGGTTGGGAAGCACAAAACGTATTTAAAACGGCGGACGAAGTTGCTGAACAGACGGCATTCGGTGATCTGGATGCAGCTCCAGTGACTCGTCCTCCAGTAGTAACTGTTATGGGTCACGTCGATCACGGTAAAACATCCCTTTTGGATGCGATTCGCAATGCGGACGTGGCCAAAGGTGAGGCCGGCGGTATCACACAGCACATTGGTGCTTACAGCGTGAAAATCGAAGACGGCAGCCTGATCACATTCCTGGATACCCCGGGCCACGAAGCCTTCACGGCTATGCGTGCTCGTGGTGCCAACGCCACTGACATCGCGATCATCGTGGTGGCGGCGGATGACGGTATGATGCCTCAGACTCAAGAGGCGATTAACCACGCCAAAGCAGCGGGCGTACCAATCATCGTGGCAGTGAATAAAATTGATAAACCAGGCGCCAACCCAGAGCGTATCAAGCAACAGTTGACTGAGCTTGAAATCGTTCCTGAGGAGTGGGGTGGATCCACGATCTTCTGCGAAGTTTCTGCATTGAAGAAAACGGGTATCACTGAATTGCTGGAGCAGATCAAATTGGTTGCGGAAGTGGCCGAATTGAAAGCAAATCCAAAACGTTCCGGTACCGGTCTGGTAATCGAAGCGAAAATGGAAAAAGGCAAAGGCCCTGTGGCGACTTTGCTGGTTAAAGACGGTACGGTTGAAGTGGGTCAGTACATCGTTGCTGGTACCATGAAAGGCCGCGTTCGTTCTTTGACCAACGACCGTGGTGAGCGTGTTCAGTCCGCGGGTCCTGGTATCCCTGTTGAGGTGCTGGGTCTTGAGGCGGTTCCTGCTGCCGGTGACAAGTTCGACATCGTGAAAGACGAAGTCACGGCGACCAAGGTTTCTGAATTGAGAAAAGAGCAGGCTGAAAAAGCGGCAGCAACTCCGGCGGCTAAATTGTCTCTGGACGAAGTGTTTGCGAAAGTAAAAGCCGGCGACGTGAAAGAGCTAGCGATCGTGTTGAAAGCCGATGTGCATGGTTCTTTGGAAGCGATCAACGGAATGCTTGCCAAACTTTCCACTCCGGAAGTTAAAGCTCGTGTTATCCACTCTGCAGTGGGTGGTATCAACGAGGGTGATATCGTTCTTGCCAACACGGCAAAAGGTATCGTTCTGGGCTTCAACGTACGTCCGGATCTGGGCGCACAGGCGAAAGCAAAACAAATGGGCGTGGATGTTCGTACGTATTCTATCGTGTACGAGCTGATCGACCAGATGAAGGCGGCCATGGGCGGTCTGTTGTCTCCGGATATCGTCGAAGAAGTCCTGGGTCGTGCAGAAGTGCGTAACGTGTTCACTGTTCCTAAAGTTGGTACGATTGCAGGTTGCTTCGTTATCGATGGTAAAGTTCAGCGTAACGCGAGCATCCGTTTGCTGCGTGAAAATAAAATTGTATACGAAGGCAAAATTGCCTCCCTTAAACGCTTCAAAGACGACGCCAAAGAAGTGGCTTCCGGCTATGAGTGCGGTATCGGTATCGAGAACTACAACGACGTTAAAGTGGGTGACCAGATGGAAGCCTTCGTTAAAAAAGAAGTGGCTCGTGAGCTAGAGGGCGGAGCTAACTAA
- the truB gene encoding tRNA pseudouridine(55) synthase TruB, with product MTNKNQFNGLLLVDKPSGISSHDVVARLRRILSTRAVGHSGTLDPMASGLMACLVNEGTKLSQYILEGDKGYRLRAQFGIRTDTLDTTGETLETRPTDHLTRELILSEALKLQGEMEVEVPIYSAIKVQGKKLYEYARGEQEVTIPKKVMKFWDIEPVEIGSDWAEFDIKCSKGSYIRTWIDLLGKALGCGAAMSGLRRTWSSPYKIDQAQTLEQIEASVKGGSLGPAFVPMELALPQVKRIRIKGQDKVLLGNGQISHDLRSQLISAFNPDVDQYIQVLAQEGGELLAVIGLEPGRGFVLRRVFKYS from the coding sequence ATGACGAATAAAAATCAATTCAATGGTCTGCTGCTGGTGGATAAACCTTCAGGGATCTCCAGCCATGACGTTGTGGCGCGTTTGCGCCGCATTCTTTCCACGCGCGCTGTGGGGCATTCCGGCACTCTGGATCCCATGGCTTCGGGTCTGATGGCCTGTCTGGTGAACGAGGGCACAAAACTTAGCCAATACATTCTGGAAGGCGACAAGGGCTACCGCCTGCGTGCGCAGTTCGGGATTCGCACCGACACCCTCGACACGACCGGCGAAACTTTGGAAACCCGTCCCACGGATCATTTGACCCGGGAACTGATCCTGTCCGAGGCCCTCAAGCTTCAGGGCGAGATGGAAGTTGAAGTGCCTATTTACTCGGCAATCAAGGTTCAGGGTAAAAAGCTTTATGAATACGCCCGGGGCGAGCAGGAAGTGACCATTCCCAAGAAGGTCATGAAGTTCTGGGATATTGAACCTGTGGAAATCGGCTCTGATTGGGCAGAATTTGATATCAAATGCAGTAAGGGCAGCTATATCCGCACCTGGATCGACCTGCTGGGTAAGGCCTTGGGGTGTGGGGCGGCGATGAGCGGCCTGCGCCGGACGTGGTCTTCACCGTATAAAATTGACCAGGCTCAGACTCTGGAGCAGATCGAGGCTTCGGTCAAAGGCGGCTCTTTAGGCCCTGCTTTTGTTCCCATGGAGCTGGCGCTGCCTCAGGTGAAACGTATTCGAATCAAGGGGCAAGACAAGGTCCTTTTGGGGAATGGCCAGATCAGCCATGACCTCAGATCCCAGCTTATTTCGGCCTTCAATCCCGATGTGGACCAGTACATTCAGGTTCTGGCCCAAGAGGGGGGCGAGCTTTTGGCCGTTATTGGCCTGGAGCCCGGCCGGGGGTTCGTTCTACGCAGGGTATTTAAATACTCTTGA